The window TCATTGCCCGGATCGACGGCACCCGCTCGCCGGGGCGATAGGTCCCCTCACTGATCAGGTAAGCAATCTTTCCCGCCAACTCTTCGTACAGGGGGATGCGAACCGCTGCCGCCTTGACCACACTCTCACTCACGCTTCTACCTCCTCAAACACGACTGACGAACTTCACTATTCTTATCGATCCTCATCCTTCTGCACAGACACAGTCGCCACAGTAAACGAAGGGTACAGTTTCTGTAAAGGCAATCTGTGTTGGATACAAATATTCATGGCTGTATCTGGCGAGGGAGGTTGCAACGGAATAGGATAACGCTACAGTCGGCATCAAGCTGCAAGGAGAGAAGAGATGGACATTTTACTGCCGGAAAATGAGACGATGAGCATCAACCCGGTGCCGGAGAATTTACGGATTGTCTGCCGCAGCGGCCGCATCTGGCTGACTCAGACTGGCGACAGCCGCGACTTTTTACTGCGTGAAGGAGAAGTGTTCACCGCCACCCGGAGGGGACAGATCGTTCTTTGGGCGTTAGCCGACGCCCGCATCGACATCTCGGCCCGCGCCCAGGAAGCGGCGCTGCACTGGCACCCGGCGCTGAAGCGCGCTTAGTGGGCAATTTGTGAATTGTCTCTACCCCCCAATCATCTTTTCCGGACGGACCAGAGCATCGAAGCTTTCACCGTCAAGATAACCGAGCTGTAAACAGGCCTGGCGCAGAGTGAGGCGGTGATGCAGGGCAAGGTGGGCAATCTCTGCCGCTTTGTCGTAACCGAGACGGGGACTGAGCGCCGTCACCAGCATCAGAGAGTTGGCGAGATGGGCGGCAATCCGTTCCCGGTCGATTTCCAGTCCGGACAGGAGATGGGTCGTGAAGCTGCGGCAACCGTCGCCGAGGAGGCGCAGCGACTCCAGGGCATTACGGATCAGCACCGGCTTGCAGACATTCAGTTGAAAATTCCCGTTACTCCCCGCCAGCGTCATCGCCACCTGATTCCCCTGCACCTGCATACAGATCATCAACAGTGCTTCACATTGACTCGGATTGACCTTGCCCGGCATGATCGACGACCCCGGCTCATTCTCGGGGAGGAGGAGTTCGCCGAGGCCACAGCGGGGTCCGGAAGCGAGCCAGCGAATATCATTGGCAATCTTGGTCAGGGACGCTGCCAGCGTCGCCAGGGCGGCGTGAAAGAAGAGGAGTTCGTCGTGACTGGCAAGGGCGGCAAACTTGTTGGGGTGGGAGCGGAGCGCTAGACCGGTGGCAATCGCGAGTTGCGCTGCCACCGCCGCGCCAAAGCCCTGCGGGGCATTCAGGCCGGTGCCGACGGCGGTGCCGCCGATAGCAAGATCGCAAAGACCGGCGGCGGCAGCATGCAGGCGCGCCACATCCCGTTCCAGCAGACTGATCCAACCGGAGATCTCCTGGCCGACGGTGAGGGGGGTGGCATCCTGGAGATGGGTGCGGCCGATCTTGACGACATCGGCGTAAGCCTGCGCCTTGGATTGAAAAAGCGCGATCATCTCGGTCAGGGCCGGCAAGAGGCGCTGGTGGAGTACAGTCAAGGCGGCGAGATGCATGGCGGTGGGGAAGGCATCGTTGGTCGACTGGGACAGATTGACCTGATCGTTGGGATGGATCGGCGCTTTGTCGCCGCGCTGTCCGCCGGCGAGTTCGTTGGCGCGGTTGGCGATAACCTCGTTGACGTTCATGTTGCTCTGGGTGCCGCTGCCGCTTTGCCAGACCGGCAGGACAAAGTGTTCGTCAAAGGAGCCGCTGAGGATTTCGTCACAAGCGGCCACAATCAAGGCGGCGCGCTCCGCCGCCAGCTGCCCCCCCGCTACGCTCACCTGCGCACAACTCTTCTTGACCAGCACCAGCGCATGGATCACCTCGATCGGCATCCGCTCCGTACCGATGGCAAAGTGCTGCAGAGCCCGCTGCGTC of the Deltaproteobacteria bacterium HGW-Deltaproteobacteria-4 genome contains:
- the fumC gene encoding class II fumarate hydratase: MATRQESDSMGTVEVPADAYWGAQTQRALQHFAIGTERMPIEVIHALVLVKKSCAQVSVAGGQLAAERAALIVAACDEILSGSFDEHFVLPVWQSGSGTQSNMNVNEVIANRANELAGGQRGDKAPIHPNDQVNLSQSTNDAFPTAMHLAALTVLHQRLLPALTEMIALFQSKAQAYADVVKIGRTHLQDATPLTVGQEISGWISLLERDVARLHAAAAGLCDLAIGGTAVGTGLNAPQGFGAAVAAQLAIATGLALRSHPNKFAALASHDELLFFHAALATLAASLTKIANDIRWLASGPRCGLGELLLPENEPGSSIMPGKVNPSQCEALLMICMQVQGNQVAMTLAGSNGNFQLNVCKPVLIRNALESLRLLGDGCRSFTTHLLSGLEIDRERIAAHLANSLMLVTALSPRLGYDKAAEIAHLALHHRLTLRQACLQLGYLDGESFDALVRPEKMIGG